In a genomic window of Muntiacus reevesi chromosome 1, mMunRee1.1, whole genome shotgun sequence:
- the ARHGAP45 gene encoding rho GTPase-activating protein 45 isoform X2 → MCICGTVHPALDQRPVRCQAGPRELLEARRPLAHECLGEALRVMRQVISKYPLLNTVETLTAAGTLIAKVKAFHYECNNESDKREFEKALETIAVSFSSTVSEFLMGEVDSSILLSVPPGDPGQSMENLYGQGGESAPPSSEECDAGCLSPEEVDTLLQRCEGGVDAALQYAKNMAKYMKDLIGYLEKRSALEMDFAKGLQKIVQNCRQSVTQEPHMPLLSIYSLALEQDLEFGHGLVQAVGTLLTQTFMQPLNLRRLEHEKRRKEIKESWHRAQRKLQEAESNLRKAKQGYMQRCEDHDKARFQVAKAEEEQASIGPGAGGAASKTLDKRRRLEEEAKNKAEEAMATYRTCVADAKTQKQELEDTKVTALRQIQEVIRQSDQTIKSATISYYQMMHTQTAPLPVHFHMLYESSKLYDPGQQYASHVRQLQRGEEPDVHYDFEPHVSASAWSPVLRARKSSFNVSDAVGAEAAGSPPDEGGPSEGEIAKERRGGRGHQVHKSWPISISDSEASLDPSPGSEDFKKFERMSSCGTMSSNEELADQEGSAGASTFDQADLNGMTPELPVAMPSGPFRHVGLSKAARTHRLRKLRTPAKCRECNSYVYFQGAECEECCLACHKKCLETLAIQCGHKKLQGRLQLFGQDFSHAACSTPDGVPFIIKKCIFEIEQRALRTKGIYRVNGVKTRVEKLCQAFENGKELVELSQASPHDISNVLKLYLRQLPEPLISFRLYHELVGMAKENLKAEAEAKAASRGRPDATESEAAAMAMAGRLRELLQDLPRENWATLRYLMRHLRRIVEVEQDNKMTPGNLGIVFGPTLLRPRPTEATVSLSSLVDYPHQACIVETLITHFSLVFEEEPEEAPGGQDGVSSQRPEVVVQAPYRRGSGDAAFPLTEEAEDGGLEPVASNDSDSELEEASDLQSPAGGAALHRLSFLERQGGEAGTEGSQGSRSGSEEQLGATAGEYGPGAWEGPGEEPARRLSEYNTNQCNNTSQYATTTQYTTTNQCNSVAAAWLPAVRLRGGRLVGGNSCKRQPEFV, encoded by the exons ATGTGTATCTGCGGGACGGTGCACCCCGCGCTGGACCAGAGGCCTGTGCGCTGCCAGGCAGGGCCCCGAG AACTCCTTGAGGCCCGCCGGCCACTGGCCCATGAGTGCCTGGGTGAGGCTCTCCGTGTGATGCGCCAGGTCATCTCCAAATACCCACTGCTGAACACTGTGGAGACACTCACGGCTGCTGGCACCCTCATTGCCAAAGTCAAAG CCTTCCATTATGAGTGCAACAATGAGTCAGACAAGCGGGAGTTTGAGAAGGCCTTGGAGACCATTGCCGTCTCCTTCAGCAGCAC TGTGTCCGAGTTCCTCATGGGTGAAGTGGACAGCAGCATCCTCCTGTCAGTGCCCCCTGGGGACCCAGGCCAG TCCATGGAGAACCTGTATGGACAGGGGGGTGAGAGTGCTCCCCCCAGCAGCGAGGAGTGTGATGCGG GCTGCCTGTCTCCGGAGGAGGTGGACACCCTGCTGCAGCGCTGTGAGGGGGGCGTGGACGCTGCCCTGCAGTACGCCAAGAACATGGCCAAATACATGAAGGACCTCATCGGCTACCTGGAGAAGCGGAGCGCGCTGG AGATGGACTTTGCCAAAGGCCTGCAGAAGATCGTCCAGAACTGCAGACAGAGTGTCACACAGGAG CCGCACATGCCCCTCCTGTCCATCTACTCACTGGCGCTGGAACAGGACCTGGAGTTCGGCCACGGCCTCGTGCAGGCAGTGGGCACGCTGCTGACCCAGACCTTCATGCAG CCCCTGAATCTACGGCGGCTCGAACATGAGAAGCGCAGGAAGGAGATCAAGGAGTCCTGGCACCGTGCCCAGAGGAAGCTG CAAGAGGCAGAGTCCAATCTCCGCAAGGCCAAGCAGGGCTACATGCAGCGCTGCGAGGACCATGACAAGGCCCGCTTCCAGGTGGCCAAGGCGGAAGAGGAGCAAGCCAGCATTGGGCCCGGCGCAGGGGGTGCAGCCTCCAAGACCCTGGACAAGCGTCgtcgcctggaggaggaggccAAGAACAAG gcgGAGGAAGCAATGGCCACCTACCGAACATGTGTGGCCGATGCTAAGACACAGAAGCAGGAGCTGGAGGATACCAAGGTGACGGCGCTACGGCAGATCCAGGAAGTCATCCGGCAGAGTGACCAGACCATCAAGTCG GCCACCATCTCCTATTACCAGATGATGCACACACAGACGGCCCCACTGCCCGTGCACTTCCACATGCTCTATGAGAGCAGCAAACTGTACGACCCAGGCCAGCAGTATGCTTCCCACGTGCGCCAGCTGCAGCGTGGCGAGGAGCCCGATGTGCACTACGACTTCGAGCCCCACGTGTCTGCCAGTGCCTG GTCCCCAGTCTTGCGTGCTCGGAAAAGCAGCTTCAATGTCAGCGATGCTGTGGGGGCAGAGGCTGCTGGTAGCCCCCCAGACGAAGGCGGACCCAGCGAGGGGGAGATTGCCAAGGAGCGCAGGG GTGGGCGGGGCCACCAGGTGCACAAGTCGTGGCCCATCTCCATATCAGATTCGGAAGCCAGTCTGGACCCCAGCCCTGGCTCAG AGGACTTTAAGAAGTTCGAGCGTATGTCTTCCTGCGGCACCATGTCGTCCAATGAGGAGCTGGCCGACCAGGAGGGCAGTGCGGGGGCATCAACCTTTGATCAGG ctgACCTCAACGGCATGACCCCAGAGCTTCCTGTGGCCATGCCCAGCGGGCCCTTCCGCCACGTGGGGCTGTCCAAGGCGGCCCGGACCCACCGGCTTCGGAAGCTCCGCACGCCGGCCAAGTGCCGGGAGTGCAACAGCTACGTGTACTTCCAGGGCGCCGAATGTGAGGAG TGCTGCCTGGCCTGCCACAAGAAGTGCCTGGAGACCCTAGCCATCCAGTGTGGCCACAAGAAGCTGCAGGGCCGCCTACAGCTCTTTGGCCAGGACTTCAGCCATGCTGCCTGCAGCACCCCCGACGGCGTGCCCTTCATCATCAAGAAGTGCATCTTTGAGATCGAGCAGCGGGCGCTGCGCACCAAG GGCATCTACCGGGTCAATGGGGTGAAGACACGTGTAGAGAAGCTGTGCCAGGCCTTCGAGAATGGCAAGGAGCTGGTGGAGTTGTCGCAAGCCTCGCCCCACGACATCAGCAATGTCCTCAAACTCTATCTGCGCCAG CTGCCTGAGCCGCTCATCTCCTTCCGCCTCTACCATGAGCTTGTGGGGATGGCCAAAGAGAATCTGAAGGCCGAGGCCGAGGCCAAGGCAGCATCTCGGGGTCGGCCGGATGCCACAGAGAGTGAGGCTGCAGCCATGGCCATGGCGGGCCGGTTGCGGGAACTACTACAGGACCTGCCTCGGGAGAACTGGGCGACATTGCGGTACCTGATGCGGCATCTGCGCAG GATTGTGGAGGTGGAACAGGACAACAAGATGACACCAGGGAACCTGGGCATTGTGTTTGGACCCACGCTGCTGCGGCCCCGGCCCACTGAGGCCACCGTGTCCCTTTCCTCGCTGGTGGACTACCCCCACCAGGCCTGCATTGTGGAGACCCTCATCACCCACTTCAGCCTGGTCTTCGAGGAGGAGCCCGAAGAAGCCCCAGGGGGCCAG GATGGGGTATCCAGCCAGCGACCCGAGGTGGTGGTCCAGGCACCGTACCGGCGGGGCAGTGGGGATGCAGCCTTTCCCttgacagaggaggctgaggaTGGGGGCCTTG AACCCGTCGCCTCCAATGACTCCGACTCAGAGCTGGAGGAGGCCTCAGACCTGCAGTCCCCGGCGGGAGGGGCTGCACTGCACCGGCTCAGTTTTCTGGAGAGGCAGGGCGGCGAGGCAGGCACAGAGGGCAGTCAGGGCAGCCGCAGCGGCAGTGAAGAACAGCTGGGCGCCACAGCCGGGGAGTACgggcctggggcctgggagggCCCTGGGGAGGAGCCAGCCCGGAGGCTCTCCGAATACAACACCAACCAGTGCAACAACACCAGCCAGTACGCCACCACCACCCAGTACACCACCACCAACCAGTGCAACAGTGTGGCCGCAGCTTGGCTGCCGGCTGTGAGGCTGCGTGGTGGGCGGCTGGTAGGGGGCAACAGCTGCAAGAGGCAGCCGGAGTTTGTGTAG
- the ARHGAP45 gene encoding rho GTPase-activating protein 45 isoform X1 yields MFSRKKRELMKTPSISKKNRAGSPCPQPSGELPRRDGADAVSLGPGLEPPSVASNAKATGTLKRPTSLSRHASAAGFPLSGASTWTLGRSHRSPLSAASPAEASIQGPCPDTVEDISHLLADVARFAEGLEKLKECVLRDELLEARRPLAHECLGEALRVMRQVISKYPLLNTVETLTAAGTLIAKVKAFHYECNNESDKREFEKALETIAVSFSSTVSEFLMGEVDSSILLSVPPGDPGQSMENLYGQGGESAPPSSEECDAGCLSPEEVDTLLQRCEGGVDAALQYAKNMAKYMKDLIGYLEKRSALEMDFAKGLQKIVQNCRQSVTQEPHMPLLSIYSLALEQDLEFGHGLVQAVGTLLTQTFMQPLNLRRLEHEKRRKEIKESWHRAQRKLQEAESNLRKAKQGYMQRCEDHDKARFQVAKAEEEQASIGPGAGGAASKTLDKRRRLEEEAKNKAEEAMATYRTCVADAKTQKQELEDTKVTALRQIQEVIRQSDQTIKSATISYYQMMHTQTAPLPVHFHMLYESSKLYDPGQQYASHVRQLQRGEEPDVHYDFEPHVSASAWSPVLRARKSSFNVSDAVGAEAAGSPPDEGGPSEGEIAKERRGGRGHQVHKSWPISISDSEASLDPSPGSEDFKKFERMSSCGTMSSNEELADQEGSAGASTFDQADLNGMTPELPVAMPSGPFRHVGLSKAARTHRLRKLRTPAKCRECNSYVYFQGAECEECCLACHKKCLETLAIQCGHKKLQGRLQLFGQDFSHAACSTPDGVPFIIKKCIFEIEQRALRTKGIYRVNGVKTRVEKLCQAFENGKELVELSQASPHDISNVLKLYLRQLPEPLISFRLYHELVGMAKENLKAEAEAKAASRGRPDATESEAAAMAMAGRLRELLQDLPRENWATLRYLMRHLRRIVEVEQDNKMTPGNLGIVFGPTLLRPRPTEATVSLSSLVDYPHQACIVETLITHFSLVFEEEPEEAPGGQDGVSSQRPEVVVQAPYRRGSGDAAFPLTEEAEDGGLEPVASNDSDSELEEASDLQSPAGGAALHRLSFLERQGGEAGTEGSQGSRSGSEEQLGATAGEYGPGAWEGPGEEPARRLSEYNTNQCNNTSQYATTTQYTTTNQCNSVAAAWLPAVRLRGGRLVGGNSCKRQPEFV; encoded by the exons ATGTTCTCCAGGAAGAAGAGAGAGCTCATGAAAACCCCGTCTATCTCGAAAAAGAACCGGGCGGGAAGCCCCTGCCCACAGCCCTCAGGG gagctgcctagGAGAGACGGGGCTGATGCAGTGTCTCTGGGGCCCGGCCTAGAACCACCAAGTGTGGCCTCGAATGCTAAGGCCACGGGCACTCTCAAGAGGCCCACTAGCCTGAGCCGCCATGCCAGCGCTGCTGGCTTCCCTCTGTCGGGGGCCAGCACTTGGACGCTGGGCCGCAGCCATCGCAGCCCACTGTCTGCGGCCAGCCCGGCCGAGGCATCCATCCAGGGACCCTGCCCAGACACCGTGGAGGACATCTCCCACCTGCTGGCTGACGTAGCCCGCTTTGCCGAGGGCCTTGAGAAACTGAAGGAGTGTGTTCTGCGTGATG AACTCCTTGAGGCCCGCCGGCCACTGGCCCATGAGTGCCTGGGTGAGGCTCTCCGTGTGATGCGCCAGGTCATCTCCAAATACCCACTGCTGAACACTGTGGAGACACTCACGGCTGCTGGCACCCTCATTGCCAAAGTCAAAG CCTTCCATTATGAGTGCAACAATGAGTCAGACAAGCGGGAGTTTGAGAAGGCCTTGGAGACCATTGCCGTCTCCTTCAGCAGCAC TGTGTCCGAGTTCCTCATGGGTGAAGTGGACAGCAGCATCCTCCTGTCAGTGCCCCCTGGGGACCCAGGCCAG TCCATGGAGAACCTGTATGGACAGGGGGGTGAGAGTGCTCCCCCCAGCAGCGAGGAGTGTGATGCGG GCTGCCTGTCTCCGGAGGAGGTGGACACCCTGCTGCAGCGCTGTGAGGGGGGCGTGGACGCTGCCCTGCAGTACGCCAAGAACATGGCCAAATACATGAAGGACCTCATCGGCTACCTGGAGAAGCGGAGCGCGCTGG AGATGGACTTTGCCAAAGGCCTGCAGAAGATCGTCCAGAACTGCAGACAGAGTGTCACACAGGAG CCGCACATGCCCCTCCTGTCCATCTACTCACTGGCGCTGGAACAGGACCTGGAGTTCGGCCACGGCCTCGTGCAGGCAGTGGGCACGCTGCTGACCCAGACCTTCATGCAG CCCCTGAATCTACGGCGGCTCGAACATGAGAAGCGCAGGAAGGAGATCAAGGAGTCCTGGCACCGTGCCCAGAGGAAGCTG CAAGAGGCAGAGTCCAATCTCCGCAAGGCCAAGCAGGGCTACATGCAGCGCTGCGAGGACCATGACAAGGCCCGCTTCCAGGTGGCCAAGGCGGAAGAGGAGCAAGCCAGCATTGGGCCCGGCGCAGGGGGTGCAGCCTCCAAGACCCTGGACAAGCGTCgtcgcctggaggaggaggccAAGAACAAG gcgGAGGAAGCAATGGCCACCTACCGAACATGTGTGGCCGATGCTAAGACACAGAAGCAGGAGCTGGAGGATACCAAGGTGACGGCGCTACGGCAGATCCAGGAAGTCATCCGGCAGAGTGACCAGACCATCAAGTCG GCCACCATCTCCTATTACCAGATGATGCACACACAGACGGCCCCACTGCCCGTGCACTTCCACATGCTCTATGAGAGCAGCAAACTGTACGACCCAGGCCAGCAGTATGCTTCCCACGTGCGCCAGCTGCAGCGTGGCGAGGAGCCCGATGTGCACTACGACTTCGAGCCCCACGTGTCTGCCAGTGCCTG GTCCCCAGTCTTGCGTGCTCGGAAAAGCAGCTTCAATGTCAGCGATGCTGTGGGGGCAGAGGCTGCTGGTAGCCCCCCAGACGAAGGCGGACCCAGCGAGGGGGAGATTGCCAAGGAGCGCAGGG GTGGGCGGGGCCACCAGGTGCACAAGTCGTGGCCCATCTCCATATCAGATTCGGAAGCCAGTCTGGACCCCAGCCCTGGCTCAG AGGACTTTAAGAAGTTCGAGCGTATGTCTTCCTGCGGCACCATGTCGTCCAATGAGGAGCTGGCCGACCAGGAGGGCAGTGCGGGGGCATCAACCTTTGATCAGG ctgACCTCAACGGCATGACCCCAGAGCTTCCTGTGGCCATGCCCAGCGGGCCCTTCCGCCACGTGGGGCTGTCCAAGGCGGCCCGGACCCACCGGCTTCGGAAGCTCCGCACGCCGGCCAAGTGCCGGGAGTGCAACAGCTACGTGTACTTCCAGGGCGCCGAATGTGAGGAG TGCTGCCTGGCCTGCCACAAGAAGTGCCTGGAGACCCTAGCCATCCAGTGTGGCCACAAGAAGCTGCAGGGCCGCCTACAGCTCTTTGGCCAGGACTTCAGCCATGCTGCCTGCAGCACCCCCGACGGCGTGCCCTTCATCATCAAGAAGTGCATCTTTGAGATCGAGCAGCGGGCGCTGCGCACCAAG GGCATCTACCGGGTCAATGGGGTGAAGACACGTGTAGAGAAGCTGTGCCAGGCCTTCGAGAATGGCAAGGAGCTGGTGGAGTTGTCGCAAGCCTCGCCCCACGACATCAGCAATGTCCTCAAACTCTATCTGCGCCAG CTGCCTGAGCCGCTCATCTCCTTCCGCCTCTACCATGAGCTTGTGGGGATGGCCAAAGAGAATCTGAAGGCCGAGGCCGAGGCCAAGGCAGCATCTCGGGGTCGGCCGGATGCCACAGAGAGTGAGGCTGCAGCCATGGCCATGGCGGGCCGGTTGCGGGAACTACTACAGGACCTGCCTCGGGAGAACTGGGCGACATTGCGGTACCTGATGCGGCATCTGCGCAG GATTGTGGAGGTGGAACAGGACAACAAGATGACACCAGGGAACCTGGGCATTGTGTTTGGACCCACGCTGCTGCGGCCCCGGCCCACTGAGGCCACCGTGTCCCTTTCCTCGCTGGTGGACTACCCCCACCAGGCCTGCATTGTGGAGACCCTCATCACCCACTTCAGCCTGGTCTTCGAGGAGGAGCCCGAAGAAGCCCCAGGGGGCCAG GATGGGGTATCCAGCCAGCGACCCGAGGTGGTGGTCCAGGCACCGTACCGGCGGGGCAGTGGGGATGCAGCCTTTCCCttgacagaggaggctgaggaTGGGGGCCTTG AACCCGTCGCCTCCAATGACTCCGACTCAGAGCTGGAGGAGGCCTCAGACCTGCAGTCCCCGGCGGGAGGGGCTGCACTGCACCGGCTCAGTTTTCTGGAGAGGCAGGGCGGCGAGGCAGGCACAGAGGGCAGTCAGGGCAGCCGCAGCGGCAGTGAAGAACAGCTGGGCGCCACAGCCGGGGAGTACgggcctggggcctgggagggCCCTGGGGAGGAGCCAGCCCGGAGGCTCTCCGAATACAACACCAACCAGTGCAACAACACCAGCCAGTACGCCACCACCACCCAGTACACCACCACCAACCAGTGCAACAGTGTGGCCGCAGCTTGGCTGCCGGCTGTGAGGCTGCGTGGTGGGCGGCTGGTAGGGGGCAACAGCTGCAAGAGGCAGCCGGAGTTTGTGTAG